A section of the Pediococcus inopinatus genome encodes:
- a CDS encoding glycosyltransferase: MYYFLNTTIPLNKSGIEHAQIKRVNLFNNYKVANKIVTRNFEVDLHHNLKVAGIDEKNHVNLFEFLQGSGNFKPKQVKPRDIKLPHGCKLKAEKDYFVAKDIKNRLAVRIEVWGEHDSQVQAVNYYDYAGNLLRRERYDHRGFLSIAEIHNPQGGVSNEQIFSPEGKLVYESFYFKDGQGKIVNSLLRVVDFHGQDYEFTGLRGLQRFFFDQLNKVDNGKNVFTSDRAVETEWALLHMKTPAYKALFLHNAHTADANDPMDRVLNNNFEFSLNNFAEWNAVIDSTDRQTKDVKLRFDSKQTAIYTVPVGIVTNELMQKPQVAFSDRTPGKIIVVARLFPEKRLDHLIKAFAIVHKQLPQTTLDLWGYGDGKTDKGLKQLVQDLSLEKVVQFKGYTPNIGDVMDHAQVSTLTSNVEGFALAVLEAQSHGLPVVSYDIPYGPSDIIEDGFSGTLVKQGDYKSFAQALIALMGDQKKLQEYSNHAYVSRERYSEAAIWKAWQQVVDNADQFFDQIQTKGTVE, from the coding sequence ATGTATTATTTTTTGAATACGACCATTCCTTTAAATAAATCTGGCATTGAACATGCCCAAATAAAACGGGTAAATTTATTTAACAATTATAAGGTTGCAAATAAAATTGTGACCCGTAATTTTGAAGTGGATTTACATCATAATCTGAAAGTCGCAGGAATCGACGAAAAAAACCATGTAAATTTATTTGAATTCCTACAAGGATCGGGAAATTTTAAGCCAAAACAGGTTAAACCACGTGATATTAAATTGCCCCACGGTTGTAAGCTAAAGGCTGAAAAAGATTACTTTGTGGCCAAAGATATTAAGAATCGGTTGGCCGTTCGGATCGAAGTTTGGGGCGAACATGATTCACAAGTGCAGGCAGTCAATTATTATGACTACGCGGGTAACTTATTGCGTCGCGAGCGCTATGATCATCGTGGCTTTTTATCGATTGCAGAAATTCATAATCCTCAAGGAGGGGTTAGTAATGAACAAATCTTCTCTCCTGAAGGCAAATTGGTTTATGAATCCTTCTATTTTAAAGATGGCCAAGGTAAAATTGTGAATTCATTGTTGCGCGTGGTAGATTTTCACGGACAAGATTACGAATTTACAGGGTTACGAGGGTTACAACGATTTTTCTTCGATCAATTAAACAAAGTCGACAACGGCAAAAATGTCTTTACTTCTGACCGAGCAGTTGAAACTGAGTGGGCTTTATTACATATGAAAACTCCAGCCTACAAGGCGTTGTTTTTGCATAATGCCCATACCGCTGACGCAAATGACCCCATGGATCGTGTCTTAAATAATAATTTTGAATTCTCCTTAAACAATTTTGCAGAATGGAATGCGGTAATTGATTCTACAGATCGGCAAACCAAAGATGTTAAATTACGTTTTGATTCCAAACAAACGGCAATTTACACCGTTCCAGTTGGAATTGTGACAAATGAGTTGATGCAAAAACCACAGGTAGCCTTCAGTGATCGGACACCAGGGAAAATTATTGTGGTTGCGCGTCTGTTTCCGGAAAAACGTTTGGATCATCTCATCAAAGCTTTTGCGATTGTGCATAAACAATTACCCCAAACTACACTGGATCTCTGGGGATATGGGGATGGAAAAACAGATAAAGGATTAAAACAACTAGTTCAAGATTTAAGCCTTGAAAAAGTCGTGCAGTTTAAAGGCTATACGCCAAATATTGGCGACGTGATGGATCACGCGCAGGTATCAACGTTGACCAGTAATGTTGAAGGATTTGCGTTGGCAGTCTTGGAAGCCCAATCTCATGGGTTACCAGTTGTTTCCTACGATATTCCTTATGGACCATCTGACATTATCGAAGATGGTTTTAGCGGAACATTAGTTAAACAAGGTGATTATAAGAGCTTTGCCCAGGCGCTAATTGCGCTTATGGGTGATCAAAAGAAACTTCAGGAATATAGTAATCACGCCTATGTAAGCCGTGAACGTTACAGTGAAGCAGCCATTTGGAAAGCATGGCAGCAGGTGGTTGATAATGCCGATCAATTTTTTGATCAAATTCAAACGAAAGGGACGGTGGAGTAG
- the asp1 gene encoding accessory Sec system glycosyltransferase Asp1, translating to MIYFLNEYLMALNSGLEYAEINRIKLLKNNHVPAKIVTRDYNQELHRNMQTLGLEADDMVNMFDYFQHAEHVETPKVLKTIDLNLPKSYEIDQGADFSRVTDGDRVVADVHFASGTFGRVSYVNYFDAYMNVAKTEYYDWRGFKSMDKYFTPTGAPAAEFLFTPEGKRVYESYYMNDVNGNPVNSLLKLVDYKGEDHNFDNLEELFTFFLDELNRRDGSHQTFIADRPAQTNMPMMNMVTLAHKYVSLPIVHGVDPNDQVHSNFDPAYTTVFGPRIDELDGIIVMTQAQKRDLGKRLNHPKTPIYVIPGAVVLNETRNEPHVLYRNRVQDRLLYVGRLTPDKQIERLIRAVQIISQKIPDVTLDLYGYGSEEDVNAFKKLAQDLKVDQLVHFKGFVYDLTTVYNQAGLFVSASHSDAMPLAMVEAMAHGVPAVAYASHYGPSEIIDDKQNGRLIEEGDEDVFLFSRAVIDLLSDPDLLAEYSEKAYEIGDRYSEEHVLADWQLLLTHDN from the coding sequence ATGATTTATTTTTTAAATGAGTATTTGATGGCTTTAAACTCTGGTCTAGAATATGCTGAAATTAATCGGATTAAACTGCTCAAAAATAATCATGTCCCAGCCAAAATTGTAACCCGAGATTACAATCAGGAATTGCATCGTAATATGCAGACTCTGGGTTTAGAAGCGGATGACATGGTCAACATGTTTGACTATTTCCAGCATGCAGAACATGTTGAAACACCAAAAGTCCTCAAAACGATTGATTTAAATTTGCCAAAAAGTTACGAAATTGATCAAGGGGCCGATTTTAGTCGCGTAACTGATGGTGATCGCGTGGTGGCCGATGTTCATTTTGCCAGTGGCACCTTTGGCCGCGTTTCGTATGTGAATTATTTTGATGCCTATATGAATGTTGCCAAAACAGAGTATTATGATTGGCGTGGGTTTAAGTCGATGGATAAGTACTTCACGCCGACGGGAGCTCCGGCAGCCGAATTTTTATTTACACCCGAAGGAAAACGCGTTTACGAGTCATATTACATGAATGATGTGAACGGAAATCCTGTAAATTCTTTATTGAAACTAGTTGATTATAAAGGTGAAGACCATAATTTTGATAATTTAGAGGAACTATTCACGTTCTTTTTAGATGAGTTAAATCGTCGTGATGGGAGTCACCAGACCTTTATTGCGGATCGACCAGCCCAGACAAACATGCCAATGATGAATATGGTGACGTTGGCACATAAATATGTTTCTCTACCAATTGTGCATGGTGTGGATCCAAATGATCAGGTCCATAGCAATTTTGATCCTGCATACACAACCGTGTTTGGTCCCCGAATTGATGAATTAGATGGCATTATTGTCATGACTCAAGCGCAAAAACGTGACTTAGGTAAACGTTTGAATCATCCCAAAACGCCAATCTATGTTATTCCTGGAGCGGTTGTTCTTAATGAAACCCGAAATGAACCACATGTTTTGTACCGAAATCGAGTACAAGATCGTTTATTGTATGTAGGGCGTTTGACGCCTGATAAGCAGATTGAGCGGTTAATTCGCGCGGTTCAAATTATTAGTCAAAAGATTCCTGATGTCACTTTGGACTTGTATGGTTATGGTAGCGAAGAGGATGTCAACGCCTTTAAGAAGCTTGCGCAGGATTTAAAGGTTGATCAGCTAGTCCACTTCAAAGGCTTTGTCTACGATTTGACAACGGTATATAACCAGGCGGGGTTGTTTGTTAGTGCAAGTCATTCTGATGCAATGCCACTAGCGATGGTGGAAGCCATGGCTCATGGGGTTCCAGCAGTTGCATACGCAAGTCACTATGGTCCAAGCGAAATCATCGATGATAAGCAAAATGGGCGCCTAATTGAAGAGGGCGATGAAGACGTCTTCCTCTTTAGCCGGGCCGTGATTGATTTGTTGAGTGATCCGGACTTACTGGCTGAATATAGTGAGAAAGCTTATGAAATTGGCGATCGGTATTCAGAAGAACATGTCCTGGCTGACTGGCAATTATTGTTGACACATGATAATTAA
- a CDS encoding FAD-dependent oxidoreductase: MITAKNVFIGFGKAAKTLAGALASRGESVIMIEASDKMYGGTCINVACIPTKTLLTSSQNNQLGNAQENYTHAIVNKNDVTGTLRESNLHKIADKSTVTVLNGRAEFEAPKQLKVTYQNGKTDEISGDHIFINTGSTPILPDVPGLQQSTFVKTSESLMDQRHLPKHLVIIGGGYIGLEFASIYANFGSQVTIIDAGKKFMPRDERELAQEVKKNLAEKNVRFEFNAQIAKIEDNDGFAQISFTQGDQARTIDADTILVATGRKANIANLGLDKAGIETNNHGVVVNDHLQTNVKDIWAMGDVRGGAQFTYISLDDYRIVLDQLVGDGKRSLKEQSLVPHVVFLDTPVATIGMNEEQAKEENVAYLSGKIMTASVPKAHVIGNTTGYLKVLVSPDSHEILGATLYCVDAQELINTISLAMHQHIPYEVLRDQIYSHPTMTEAFNDLFGAVK; this comes from the coding sequence ATGATTACAGCAAAAAATGTTTTTATCGGATTTGGTAAAGCTGCGAAAACGCTCGCTGGTGCCCTTGCCTCTCGAGGTGAATCGGTCATTATGATTGAAGCGTCCGACAAAATGTACGGCGGAACCTGTATTAACGTCGCCTGTATTCCAACTAAAACACTACTAACTAGTTCCCAAAATAATCAACTTGGCAATGCTCAAGAAAATTATACCCATGCTATTGTTAATAAAAATGATGTAACTGGCACGCTTCGTGAAAGTAATTTGCACAAAATTGCCGACAAATCAACCGTAACTGTTTTGAATGGCCGCGCTGAATTTGAAGCTCCCAAACAACTTAAAGTTACTTATCAAAATGGAAAAACTGATGAAATTTCAGGAGACCACATCTTTATCAACACGGGAAGCACGCCAATCTTACCTGATGTTCCTGGTTTACAACAAAGTACCTTTGTTAAAACTAGCGAATCCTTAATGGACCAGCGCCACCTTCCTAAACATCTTGTAATTATCGGGGGTGGTTACATCGGCTTGGAGTTTGCATCCATTTACGCAAACTTTGGATCACAAGTGACCATCATTGATGCAGGTAAAAAGTTTATGCCTCGCGATGAACGAGAACTTGCGCAAGAAGTCAAAAAGAACCTTGCTGAAAAGAACGTGCGTTTTGAATTCAATGCCCAAATTGCAAAAATCGAGGATAATGATGGCTTTGCCCAAATTTCATTTACACAGGGCGACCAGGCTAGGACCATTGATGCCGATACAATCTTAGTGGCGACGGGCCGAAAAGCTAATATTGCCAATTTGGGTTTGGATAAAGCCGGTATAGAAACTAACAACCACGGTGTCGTCGTCAATGATCATCTTCAGACTAATGTCAAAGACATCTGGGCAATGGGTGATGTTCGGGGTGGTGCCCAATTCACTTACATCTCCTTAGATGACTATCGCATTGTCCTAGATCAATTGGTCGGTGATGGTAAACGATCACTTAAAGAACAAAGCCTTGTGCCTCACGTGGTGTTCTTGGATACACCTGTCGCAACAATCGGAATGAACGAGGAACAGGCCAAAGAAGAAAATGTCGCCTATCTCAGCGGTAAAATTATGACAGCTTCAGTTCCCAAGGCTCACGTTATTGGGAACACAACCGGTTATCTTAAAGTGCTAGTTTCACCAGATAGCCATGAGATCTTAGGCGCAACTCTTTATTGTGTGGACGCTCAAGAATTGATCAACACGATTTCATTAGCCATGCATCAACACATCCCTTATGAAGTGCTTCGTGATCAAATTTATTCTCATCCAACTATGACCGAAGCGTTTAACGATCTGTTTGGGGCTGTTAAATAA
- a CDS encoding MarR family winged helix-turn-helix transcriptional regulator: MASVLESCTYFVSNRLARETEKIAKKVYQPTGMNPTYSYVLMAIDEKKTVLLHDLADLMDYSPSTMSRFVDSLVKKGYVARDYQWRKVALSLTDSGKQMVKIAYQCLAKMDQETCRVFGSAEQRDRVVANLNEWTTTIEATVK; this comes from the coding sequence ATGGCATCAGTTTTAGAGTCGTGTACGTATTTTGTGTCGAACCGTTTGGCACGAGAAACGGAGAAAATTGCAAAAAAAGTTTATCAACCAACGGGGATGAATCCCACGTATAGCTATGTGTTAATGGCAATTGATGAAAAAAAGACCGTTTTACTTCATGATTTAGCGGATTTAATGGATTATTCACCGTCTACCATGTCCCGATTTGTGGACAGCCTGGTAAAGAAAGGGTACGTCGCTAGGGATTATCAGTGGCGCAAAGTAGCGTTGAGCCTGACTGATTCTGGCAAGCAAATGGTTAAAATTGCGTATCAGTGTTTAGCAAAAATGGATCAAGAAACTTGTCGCGTGTTTGGAAGTGCTGAACAACGCGATAGGGTGGTCGCAAATTTGAATGAGTGGACGACAACAATTGAGGCCACGGTAAAATAA
- the ybaK gene encoding Cys-tRNA(Pro) deacylase produces the protein MSKKSKKNKIDKTLVEKILDKANMKYEQYIFPTKQEGDVEQLQVDHLAEDEHHIYKTLALTGNKTGPLVGVLPIDEHLSYKKLAKVSGNKKIGMIPLKELVKTTGYEHGANTPIGIYESKHFPIYISDIAQKQGEIIVSSGKIGRSVKIDAQDLKKLVHGTFADLTE, from the coding sequence ATTTCTAAAAAAAGCAAAAAAAATAAAATTGATAAAACTCTAGTCGAAAAGATTCTTGATAAAGCTAATATGAAGTATGAACAATATATCTTCCCCACAAAACAGGAAGGTGACGTCGAACAACTGCAAGTCGACCATCTCGCTGAAGATGAACATCATATCTATAAGACGTTAGCCCTAACTGGCAACAAAACTGGTCCGCTTGTTGGCGTGCTGCCAATTGATGAACACCTTAGTTATAAAAAGTTGGCTAAGGTTTCTGGCAATAAAAAAATTGGAATGATTCCGCTGAAAGAACTGGTTAAAACCACAGGCTATGAACACGGGGCCAACACACCAATCGGAATCTATGAATCTAAACATTTCCCAATCTATATTTCTGACATTGCGCAAAAACAAGGTGAGATTATTGTCTCCTCTGGAAAGATTGGCCGCTCTGTTAAAATTGATGCGCAAGATCTAAAAAAATTAGTCCATGGTACCTTCGCAGATTTAACTGAATAA
- a CDS encoding GntR family transcriptional regulator, translating to MADLLYKTILKDLEKRIFNNEFPAKKLPDERTLTSQYGVSRSSIKRALSVLADEGIVFKKRGSGTFVNPLYLKNRSLFTYEGSNLGVTDSMRADGRKPSIKVLDFSVIPATKEMQTDLFLEAEDFVYQIRRLRLLDDQPVMIETGYIPIKIVPELSRTIVSKSIFNYLEDKKNQTVTKSFLSIEAQPSTSDDQELLHLTPQEPVGVMSGIFFLDDGTPFELSNMRLHYKYMKYNAVVELK from the coding sequence TTGGCTGATTTGTTGTATAAAACAATTTTAAAAGATTTGGAAAAACGAATCTTCAATAATGAATTTCCTGCTAAAAAGTTACCAGATGAACGAACGTTGACGAGCCAGTATGGTGTGAGTCGTAGTTCGATCAAACGCGCGTTAAGTGTATTAGCAGATGAAGGGATTGTGTTTAAAAAGCGTGGTTCCGGAACTTTTGTGAATCCACTTTATTTAAAGAATCGCTCGTTGTTTACATATGAGGGCTCCAATCTTGGGGTAACCGACAGTATGCGTGCGGATGGGCGAAAACCTAGCATCAAAGTCCTGGACTTTTCTGTTATTCCGGCAACAAAAGAAATGCAGACAGATTTATTCTTGGAAGCAGAAGATTTTGTTTATCAAATTCGGCGGTTACGGTTGTTGGACGATCAACCAGTCATGATTGAGACGGGGTATATTCCCATTAAAATTGTCCCTGAGTTATCACGAACAATTGTCTCAAAATCAATTTTTAATTATTTAGAAGATAAAAAGAATCAAACGGTCACTAAATCTTTCTTGTCAATTGAAGCCCAACCTTCAACCTCTGATGATCAAGAACTTTTGCATTTGACACCCCAAGAGCCAGTGGGGGTCATGTCTGGAATCTTTTTCTTGGATGATGGGACGCCATTTGAGTTATCAAACATGCGATTGCATTATAAATATATGAAGTATAATGCAGTGGTTGAGCTGAAATAG
- a CDS encoding phosphoketolase family protein codes for MATDYSSKSYFENLDKFWQAANYLSVGQLYLKDNPLLKRPLKNEDVKVHPIGHWGTIPGQNYIYAHLNRVINKYNLNMFYIEGPGHGGQVMVSNSYLDGSYTETYPEITQDESGMQKLFKQFSWPGGVASHAAPVTPGSIHEGGELGYSLSHGVGAILDSPDQIAAVVVGDGEAETGPLATSWQSNKFINPINDGAVLPILDINGYKLSNPTLFSRMSDEKIKQYFEGLNWSPIFVEGDNAEKMNPEMAKAMDTAVEQIQAIQKNARENNDPSLPSWPLIIFRSPKGWTGPKTWDGKVVEGTFRAHQIPIPVDQADMQHADALLDWMESYKPEELFDDAGKLKPEIAAIAPKGDKRMAANPITNGGVDPKDLRLPDFRDYAVDTSKRGQSVKQDMIVWSDYLRDVVKLNPENFRMFGPDETMSNRLYGLFETTDRQWIDPIKKDWDEDLAPAGRILDAQLSEHQAEGWLEGYTLTGRHGIFTSYEAFLRVVDSMLTQHFKWLRKASELKWRKDYPSLNVVSTSTSFQQDHNGYTHQDPGILTHMAEKKPEFVREYLPADANSLLAVSPLIMNDREKVNVLVTSKQLRPQFYSIEEAEVLAKNGLGIIDWASTDQGAKPDVIFAAAGTEPNMESLAAINILHDQFPDLKIRFINVIDLLKLQSPKVNPRGLSDEEFDHYFTKDTPVIFAFHGYEDLVKSIFFDRHNHNVHVHGYRENGDITTPFDMRVVNQLDRFNLSKEAIMAIPEFAESGADFIQKMDNKLAEHYQYIRDHGDDLPEVKDWTWKDLK; via the coding sequence ATGGCAACTGATTATTCATCAAAATCATATTTTGAAAATCTTGATAAATTTTGGCAGGCTGCAAATTACTTGTCAGTTGGGCAACTTTATTTAAAAGATAATCCGTTATTAAAACGTCCATTGAAAAATGAGGATGTAAAGGTTCATCCAATTGGACACTGGGGAACAATTCCTGGTCAAAATTACATTTATGCTCATTTAAATCGTGTCATTAATAAGTACAACTTAAACATGTTTTATATCGAAGGCCCTGGTCATGGTGGTCAAGTAATGGTTTCAAACTCTTATTTGGACGGTAGTTACACTGAAACTTATCCAGAAATTACACAGGATGAATCCGGGATGCAGAAGCTGTTTAAACAGTTTTCTTGGCCTGGTGGTGTGGCATCACATGCCGCTCCTGTAACACCAGGTTCCATTCATGAAGGTGGCGAACTTGGCTATTCTCTATCTCATGGAGTAGGTGCAATTTTAGATAGTCCTGATCAAATTGCGGCTGTTGTAGTGGGCGATGGTGAAGCTGAAACTGGTCCACTGGCAACATCATGGCAATCAAATAAGTTTATTAATCCAATTAATGATGGGGCAGTTTTGCCAATCCTTGATATTAATGGGTATAAGCTAAGCAATCCAACGTTGTTTAGTCGGATGTCAGATGAAAAAATTAAGCAGTATTTTGAAGGCTTGAATTGGAGTCCAATCTTTGTTGAAGGCGATAACGCTGAAAAGATGAATCCGGAAATGGCCAAAGCAATGGACACGGCTGTTGAGCAGATCCAAGCGATTCAAAAGAATGCGCGTGAAAATAACGATCCATCTCTTCCAAGTTGGCCTTTAATCATTTTCCGTTCACCAAAGGGTTGGACAGGTCCAAAGACATGGGACGGTAAGGTCGTTGAAGGAACTTTCCGTGCGCATCAAATTCCAATTCCAGTTGACCAAGCAGACATGCAACATGCTGATGCGCTTCTGGATTGGATGGAATCTTATAAACCAGAAGAATTATTTGATGACGCTGGTAAACTTAAACCAGAAATTGCAGCGATTGCCCCAAAAGGTGACAAACGGATGGCTGCCAACCCAATTACCAATGGGGGCGTTGATCCAAAAGATTTACGTTTGCCTGACTTTCGAGATTACGCAGTGGATACCAGCAAACGGGGCCAATCTGTCAAACAAGATATGATTGTTTGGTCTGATTACTTACGCGATGTCGTTAAATTGAATCCTGAGAACTTCCGGATGTTTGGTCCAGATGAAACCATGTCTAACCGACTTTATGGATTGTTTGAAACAACTGACCGACAGTGGATCGACCCTATCAAAAAAGATTGGGATGAAGATCTCGCACCTGCTGGGCGGATTTTGGATGCTCAATTATCTGAGCATCAAGCTGAAGGCTGGTTAGAAGGTTATACATTGACTGGTCGTCATGGGATTTTCACAAGTTACGAAGCCTTTTTACGGGTTGTGGATTCTATGTTGACCCAACACTTCAAGTGGTTACGTAAAGCTAGTGAGTTGAAATGGCGGAAAGATTATCCATCTTTGAACGTGGTTTCAACATCGACTAGTTTCCAACAAGATCATAATGGCTACACTCATCAAGATCCAGGTATTTTGACCCATATGGCGGAAAAGAAACCAGAATTTGTGCGTGAATATTTGCCTGCAGATGCTAATTCATTGTTGGCAGTTAGCCCGTTAATTATGAATGACCGTGAAAAAGTCAATGTTTTGGTTACTTCAAAGCAGTTGCGTCCTCAATTTTATTCAATTGAAGAAGCAGAAGTATTAGCGAAAAATGGCCTTGGAATTATTGATTGGGCAAGTACGGATCAAGGTGCCAAACCAGATGTCATTTTTGCGGCTGCCGGAACAGAACCTAATATGGAAAGTTTAGCAGCTATCAACATTTTGCATGATCAATTTCCAGATTTGAAAATCCGGTTTATCAATGTGATTGATTTACTCAAGTTACAGAGTCCAAAGGTTAATCCACGCGGACTTTCTGATGAAGAATTTGATCATTACTTTACCAAAGACACACCCGTGATCTTTGCATTCCACGGCTATGAAGATCTTGTGAAGTCCATATTCTTTGATCGTCATAATCACAATGTGCATGTGCACGGCTATCGTGAAAACGGAGATATTACCACTCCATTTGATATGCGGGTAGTTAACCAGCTTGATCGTTTCAATTTATCAAAAGAAGCGATTATGGCAATTCCTGAGTTTGCTGAAAGTGGCGCTGACTTTATTCAGAAGATGGATAACAAATTGGCTGAACATTATCAGTATATCCGGGATCACGGAGACGATCTTCCTGAAGTGAAAGATTGGACTTGGAAAGATTTAAAATAA
- a CDS encoding ISL3 family transposase, producing the protein MNPIDNNIKFSLSIKDPNVIFFSYKHQFIKSKPAKVYVANVKATYTRCPQCGFENFSHNGHYVSRVSYPSANASEPVYLELHKERLICKNCGNSVMATTDLVNKYCNISKATRQKIFMHLQDDRTQTSIALDNSVSPSTVCRYLDNYDDLFRRNYHSLPEHLSMDEFRGVGGDFHFLCINGDGDHEIQQILPDRFKQTIIDYFNKFDSTARKQVKTVSLDLNSYYQDIARLVFPNAKIIVDRFHIVAMMTRSFNQSRVQIMKEYKKQSKEYRMLKFSWKLYLKHFDELEIKKTFFDRHLRKQVTQLERVQLGLDVDERLLNTYNAMQGIMICLKNHDKDGLVQYLYNNDKLSSQMKDVLTTFKKNLEIVLNASESKYSNGPIEGINRMIKQIQRTAFGFRNYHHLVSRVKLQQMRTKPNKKTLLEVA; encoded by the coding sequence ATGAACCCTATAGATAATAATATAAAATTTTCACTCAGTATTAAAGACCCAAATGTTATTTTTTTCAGTTATAAGCATCAATTCATAAAATCAAAACCTGCTAAAGTCTATGTTGCCAATGTAAAAGCCACTTATACAAGGTGTCCTCAATGTGGTTTTGAAAACTTTAGTCATAACGGACACTATGTGTCACGCGTTTCATATCCGTCGGCCAACGCTAGTGAGCCCGTCTATCTTGAACTTCATAAAGAACGATTAATCTGTAAAAATTGTGGAAACTCGGTAATGGCAACAACAGACCTCGTCAATAAGTATTGTAATATTTCCAAAGCTACCAGACAAAAAATATTCATGCATCTTCAGGATGATCGTACTCAGACTAGTATTGCTTTAGACAATAGTGTTTCTCCCAGTACCGTTTGTCGCTATTTAGACAACTATGATGATCTATTTCGGAGAAATTATCATTCTTTACCTGAGCACTTATCTATGGATGAATTTCGTGGTGTTGGCGGCGATTTCCACTTTCTTTGTATTAACGGTGATGGTGATCATGAAATTCAACAGATCCTACCGGATCGCTTTAAACAAACTATTATTGATTACTTTAATAAGTTTGACAGCACCGCTAGAAAGCAAGTAAAGACAGTTTCTCTGGACCTTAATAGTTACTATCAAGATATCGCCAGATTGGTATTTCCAAATGCCAAAATAATTGTCGATCGTTTTCATATTGTTGCGATGATGACTAGATCTTTTAACCAAAGTCGCGTTCAAATTATGAAAGAATACAAGAAACAATCCAAGGAATATCGGATGCTTAAATTCTCCTGGAAACTTTATTTAAAACACTTCGATGAGCTTGAGATTAAAAAAACATTTTTCGATCGACACCTTAGGAAACAAGTAACTCAACTCGAAAGAGTTCAGTTAGGTCTAGATGTTGATGAAAGACTGTTAAATACTTATAACGCCATGCAAGGCATTATGATATGTCTTAAAAATCACGACAAAGATGGTCTTGTTCAATATTTATATAACAACGATAAGCTTAGCTCGCAAATGAAAGATGTTTTAACCACATTTAAAAAGAATCTTGAAATAGTCCTCAATGCCAGTGAATCAAAGTATTCTAATGGTCCAATTGAAGGGATCAATAGAATGATTAAGCAAATTCAAAGAACTGCCTTCGGTTTCCGAAATTATCACCACTTAGTTTCAAGAGTTAAATTACAACAAATGAGAACCAAACCAAACAAAAAGACACTGTTAGAAGTTGCATAA
- a CDS encoding nitroreductase family protein, which translates to MENNKTLHLLTHHRSIRHFKNQALSADVIHTLLEAAQRTSSSMFMQQFSVISVTDANLKKQLADITTYPFTKSSGHLFVMVADQRRNEFIGQEADTDTHLLHDGDRSLAAFDDAALAGQSIVTAAESMGLGAVILGSILNDAQQVIDLLHLPKLTFPVFGIAIGYPDEKPNLKPRLPLEAVHFDNYYQDPDKKTLDAYDQTIEKYYAQRGTNNRVETYRHHILHDMQVSPKKRSQILIVLKQQGFFEN; encoded by the coding sequence TTGGAAAATAACAAAACCTTACATTTACTGACGCACCACCGATCCATTCGCCATTTTAAAAACCAAGCCTTATCTGCAGACGTTATTCACACTTTATTAGAGGCGGCACAACGAACTTCTTCAAGTATGTTTATGCAACAATTTAGCGTCATAAGTGTAACTGATGCTAATTTAAAGAAACAACTTGCCGACATTACAACTTATCCTTTCACAAAAAGTAGTGGCCACCTCTTTGTCATGGTTGCCGATCAGCGTCGAAACGAATTTATCGGTCAAGAAGCCGATACCGATACGCACTTACTTCATGATGGTGACCGAAGCCTTGCTGCATTTGATGATGCCGCTCTGGCTGGTCAAAGTATTGTGACTGCTGCAGAAAGTATGGGACTTGGCGCAGTCATTCTAGGTAGCATTTTAAATGATGCCCAACAAGTAATTGACCTCCTTCATCTCCCAAAATTAACTTTTCCAGTATTCGGAATTGCGATTGGTTATCCAGATGAAAAGCCTAATTTAAAACCCAGATTGCCGTTAGAAGCTGTCCACTTTGATAATTACTATCAAGATCCAGACAAAAAAACGCTTGATGCTTACGATCAGACCATCGAAAAATACTATGCGCAACGCGGGACTAATAATCGTGTTGAAACCTATCGTCATCATATTTTGCATGACATGCAGGTCAGCCCCAAAAAACGGTCACAGATATTAATAGTCTTAAAACAACAAGGATTTTTTGAAAATTAA